A region of the Polaribacter sp. L3A8 genome:
ATTTGTTTTCCCGTTTTGTTGATTCCGTCAGTTGTATAGAATTTATATGTGTTCGGAATTATATCGTTAATTTCCAGGGCGTTAATCGAAACTATTTCAGCGCCTAAAGGGATTTCGCTTGTTTGGAAATTGAGCAGGACTTTATTTTCTACAATTTTTACTGGAAAAGGAAAATATCCTATATATTCTTTTTTTATTGTTTCAAATCTCTTTTCTGGAAAAAAGGTGTTATTGTGTAAACTTCCTTCATAATCGGTAAGAGTGGAAATTAGGTTATAAAAATCTATGTAAGTCGATAGATTGTTAATTTCCTTTTCTGCCCAATTATAGATACTGTCAATTTGTTCTTTAGTTCGGTATTTGTATAGCCCAGAGTTAGCTTTTAGGCGTATATTTCTAAATATCTCTAAATCTTTTTGCATTTTTATTTGTGAAAAAGAATCGTCAATAGATTGAGAAAATGAAATGTTAGATATTATAAAAAAGAAAAGAGATAAATAGGTTACTTTGTTCATTTGGATATTATTTTTCTCCAAATGTAATTTTAAGAGATTGTAACCACTTGTATAATATTGGTTACTTCATTTTTGCAATTATACTTGCTTTATATTTTTTTGGTGAAATCCCAATAAAGCGTTTAAACGTTTTAGAAAAATGAGCCATATCTGTAAAGTTATATTGATATGCTATTTCGGTAAGTTCTGAATTTGAATTAATCGCTTTTTTGCTAGAAAATATTTTCCTCATTAAAATATAATTCATTGGTGTCATACCTGTTGAAGTTTTAAATTTTTTTGCAAATCCAAATTTATTTATGTTTGCTATTTTTGATAATTCATTTAGTTGAATTTTATCATAAATATGATTTTCAATGTAGTTGTTAACTTGACTAAAACTATCGAAATTTAACTCTGAATATTCTTTTTCATTTTCTTGAGAGTAAAGTTTCAAGACATTAACGAATTGTGATAGAGTAAACTCAATTACTTTATCATTTTTTGTGTCCAAAGCGTTTTTTAGTTCCAAGAACAATTGGTTAGCTTTTTTACTCTTAATTTGTCGGTTTACAAATTTGATGTTTTCCCCATTTAAAACCGCCTGCATTAATTCATTCGGTATATAGATAGTATCGAAATTAAGGTGTGATTTGTCCTCAATTACAGGATTAGAATGTATTTCGTAGGGATTGGTAATTGATATACTTCCAGCTTCAGTAAAAAGACTTTGATTTTCAAAATCAATTTGTTCAACTCCTGCGTGGATAAGTGAAACACAAAACGTATCGTGAAAATGTTTTGGAAAACTAGTTTTTTGGTTTTCAATACTTATATATTCTAAATTATCAAATATCATTCTTGTTTTCTCGGTGTTTCTGTATTGTCCTGATATAGGTTGACCTTTTTTTAGGTTAATTTATACCGTTCAAACTATTTTTTTAGCCGTTTAGAAGGCAAAAAATATTTTGAACTATGTTTGTTTTTAAATTGTAAGTTCAGTCAAATTTACATTATTTTTTCGATACGATTTGTATTTGATGTTTGGATTTAAATGTACTTCTGCTGGTTTTCTTAAGTCTAGGCTAAAATGTGTTCTTAAATTGTTGTAAATATCTACAGCCTGTTTAGCTGAATTTTGAGCAATAAGAGTGTTTTTAAGACAGTTTCTAAGTCCGTATTCATATTTCAAAGTTCTATTGATTCTCTCTGCAATAGCGTTTTCATATGGGTCATATTGCTCTGTCATGCTCATTGTTATTCCATTATTTTCAGCAAACTGGGTATATTCTGTGCAACAGTATTGCATACCTCTATCAGAATGATGAATCAATTTTTTTGATGGATATTTTCTGTTTTTTAAAGCCATCTTTAAAGCGTCCTTACAGAGTGATACTTT
Encoded here:
- a CDS encoding AraC family transcriptional regulator, whose protein sequence is MIFDNLEYISIENQKTSFPKHFHDTFCVSLIHAGVEQIDFENQSLFTEAGSISITNPYEIHSNPVIEDKSHLNFDTIYIPNELMQAVLNGENIKFVNRQIKSKKANQLFLELKNALDTKNDKVIEFTLSQFVNVLKLYSQENEKEYSELNFDSFSQVNNYIENHIYDKIQLNELSKIANINKFGFAKKFKTSTGMTPMNYILMRKIFSSKKAINSNSELTEIAYQYNFTDMAHFSKTFKRFIGISPKKYKASIIAKMK